The following are encoded in a window of Scophthalmus maximus strain ysfricsl-2021 chromosome 6, ASM2237912v1, whole genome shotgun sequence genomic DNA:
- the LOC118309257 gene encoding proline-rich transmembrane protein 3-like, with protein MGSCSLLFITTIVCLFSLESSIQTSHSLDNSESVQHTRSTGRNYDITSMASFYSETSSDSVEGSGLALHQLRAHDRGADKANISKTGHTHSSVHIISEETSLGGSHMTTEEQLKDSHTSIVKDDSQDGGNSPEHPVQTNVFTSLTNQNPQGPGGPCVLGLRPCVVLKSLNGTNLLWDDMSRTLSFAWELHVFGSASLFILMAVMAVLGMAGACTLPHSLCDTLTLANGLLIMGGTLRGVLLLLDPYGTHQILSRATLAALHNFPLQLLLWAQVALTLVTLRGSKLLLFPLKKPSNHPWVVGGLAISHCTPLLVADLYSSMLSPALPLLLQTLSLCWGLPFCMGILIKSLSHRASFSRSFVSQWFPSHRTERQAKRVTAVCALLGVLCCSLQMYSLLWLYGLLGNWRRFGWGWWLSQFWARILELAWGFSLLVLGSWIFWMPFKGPSRGDHWQGRSEVSEAVEDKSLWRRIFANVQKGPLRKSEKTWEALMPNNWAKYRLSRASVTNHVMCLYDDQPSTVTAEYKPDSVSNGISDSQAAVLWQKVGEHECILSRIEFDLLPPSPIYLRPSIDNALHHGQLVAGGLFTRPPPSWTQTAVTDGNDGDNGTTTFPPAYVGYGWMLDTESISASLDHFQPKEPTLSSSATAEYFGNFGSQTTVYRGEEFNSVLSSVMHQYDWSDADVTDL; from the exons ATGGGGAGCTGCTCTTTACTCTTCATTACAACAATCGTGTGTCTTTTTTCACTTGAAAGTTCAATTCAAACTTCACATTCACTGGACAACTCTGAGTCAGTCCAACATACTCGAAGCACTGGCAGAAACTATGATATCACCAGCATGGCCAGTTTCTATTCAGAAACCAGCAGTGATTCAGTGGAAGGCAGTGGACTTGCTCTACACCAATTACGGGCTCATGACCGAGGAGCTGACAAAGctaatatttcaaaaacaggACACACCCACTCCAGTGTACACATCATCTCAGAGGAGACTTCCTTGGGAGGCAGCCACATGACAACTGAGGAACAGTTAAAAGACAGTCATACATCAATAGTAAAAGACGACTCTCAGGATG gTGGTAACAGCCCTGAACACCCTgttcaaacaaatgtgtttacTTCCTTGACCAACCAGAACCCGCAGGGACCTGGAGGTCCCTGTGTCCTTGGTCTTAGACCTTGTGTTGTTCTCAAAAGCTTAAACGGCACCAATCTGCTCTGGGATGACATGAGCCGCACACTGTCATTTGCCTGGGAATTACATGTCTTCGGATCTGCCAGCCTTTTCATACTAATGGCAGTGATGGCAGTTTTGGGAATGGCTGGAGCATGTACTCTTCCCCATTCCCTCTGTGATACCCTGACCCTGGCCAATGGTCTCCTAATTATGGGTGGTACTTTGCGTGGTGTCCTCCTTCTACTTGATCCTTATGGTACCCATCAGATCCTGTCTCGTGCTACTCTGGCAGCTCTCCATAattttcctctgcagcttcttctgTGGGCACAGGTTGCTCTCACTCTGGTTACACTCAGGGGGTCGAAATTATTACTTTTTCCACTAAAAAAGCCCTCCAACCACCCATGGGTGGTTGGAGGGCTGGCTATATCACACTGCACTCCATTACTTGTAGCAGACCTATACTCCTCAATGTTAtcccctgctctccctctgttgCTACAGACACTATCCCTCTGCTGGGGCCTCCCATTCTGCATGGGAATTCTTATAAAGTCTCTCTCTCATCGAGCGTCCTTCTCCAGGTCCTTTGTGTCCCAGTGGTTTCCTTCACACAGGACTGAGAGGCAAGCAAAGCGGGTAACAGCAGTGTGTGCCCTTCTTGGGGTTCTCTGTTGCAGCCTTCAGATGTATAGTCTCCTCTGGCTTTATGGGTTACTGGGGAACTGGAGGCGCTTTGGCTGGGGCTGGTGGCTCAGTCAGTTCTGGGCAAGAATCCTTGAGTTAGCCTGGGGATTCTCTTTGCTTGTCCTGGGATCTTGGATCTTCTGGATGCCCTTTAAGGGTCCTTCCAGGGGCGACCATTGGCAGGGCAGAAGTGAGGTGTCTGAAGCGGTGGAGGATAAAAGCTTGTGGCGAAGGATCTTTGCCAATGTGCAAAAAGGGCCACTAAGAAAATCAGAGAAAACTTGGGAAGCCTTGATGCCAAATAACTGGGCAAAATATAGGCTGTCAAGAGCAAGTGTCACCAACCATGTAATGTGCCTGTATGATGATCAGCCATCTACCGTTACAGCAGAATACAAGCCTGATTCAGTTAGCAATGGCATCTCCGACTCTCAGGCTGCAGTACTATGGCAAAAAGttggggaacatgaatgtatTCTTTCACGTATAGAATTCGATTTGCTGCCCCCGTCTCCTATTTACCTCAGGCCCAGCATTGACAATGCCCTTCACCATGGTCAGCTTGTAGCAGGAGGTCTGTTCACACGTCCACCTCCCTCCTGGACTCAGACTGCGGTCACAGAcggcaatgatggagacaatGGCACGACAACATTCCCTCCAGCTTATGTTGGCTATGGGTGGATGTTGGATACAGAGTCTATTTCTGCGTCTCTTGATCATTTTCAACCCAAGGAGCCAACACTGTCATCCAGTGCTACAGCTGAGTACTTTGGTAACTTTGGGTCTCAAACCACTGTTTATAGGGGAGAAGAATTTAATTCAGTGCTCTCATCAGTGATGCATCAGTATGACTGGTCTGATGCCGATGTCACAGACCTCTAA